The Candidatus Phaeomarinobacter ectocarpi genome includes a region encoding these proteins:
- a CDS encoding C40 family peptidase, with the protein MASLRPALDPRLNAFRDDLAADALKGQVEASRFVSGRPAHVTVPVTALRRRPEADGPRDTELLRGESVSVFDEADGFAWVQSQRDAYVGYVSLDALGTGTPAPTHRVSALRSFIYGEADLKSPMNNWVSLNSPLVVSGTQGRFSALAGGGYVFSDHLLAMDVFAPDYVSIAEQFLETPYLWGGRSSLGLDCSGLVQCALEATGIPCPRDTDMQEAALGSAMPDSEPLQRGDLLFWKGHVGIMADGATLLHANATHMKTVEEAVEPAIARIAQTDGPVTSVKRLPALSR; encoded by the coding sequence ATGGCCTCCCTGCGTCCTGCTCTTGATCCACGCCTCAATGCATTTCGAGATGATCTGGCGGCTGATGCCCTCAAGGGCCAGGTAGAAGCCTCCCGCTTTGTATCAGGGCGACCGGCTCATGTGACTGTACCCGTCACAGCTTTGCGCCGCCGTCCCGAAGCGGATGGACCCCGAGACACGGAACTGCTCCGCGGAGAAAGCGTATCTGTTTTTGATGAAGCCGACGGCTTTGCATGGGTTCAGTCACAGCGTGATGCCTATGTCGGCTACGTATCGCTTGATGCTCTGGGGACAGGCACACCGGCACCGACCCATCGTGTTTCAGCCTTGCGCAGCTTCATCTATGGCGAAGCTGACCTCAAGTCTCCCATGAATAACTGGGTGTCGCTCAACTCGCCGCTTGTTGTCAGCGGGACCCAGGGGCGCTTCAGCGCGCTTGCGGGTGGTGGATACGTCTTCAGCGATCACCTGTTGGCCATGGACGTCTTCGCGCCGGACTATGTTTCAATTGCCGAACAATTTTTGGAAACACCCTATCTATGGGGCGGCAGATCAAGCCTGGGGCTGGACTGCTCAGGCCTTGTGCAGTGCGCGTTGGAGGCCACCGGTATACCCTGCCCACGCGACACAGACATGCAGGAGGCTGCACTTGGCAGCGCCATGCCCGACAGCGAACCGCTGCAGCGTGGCGACCTGCTGTTCTGGAAGGGGCATGTGGGCATCATGGCCGATGGCGCGACATTACTGCATGCCAATGCAACGCATATGAAGACCGTCGAAGAGGCGGTGGAACCTGCCATTGCCCGGATCGCCCAGACGGACGGACCCGTTACATCAGTAAAGCGGCTACCGGCATTGTCGCGTTAG
- a CDS encoding MarR family winged helix-turn-helix transcriptional regulator: protein MDLKSVEALKLWHDVVTDTVRDDGPDLSSRQMAILLTVYLSPPPHTVRGLSEGLNISKPAITRALDAMGRIDLLKRKRDDNDRRNVLVQRTVKGSVYLSEFAELIAKHAKDI from the coding sequence ATGGATCTCAAATCCGTTGAAGCTTTGAAGCTGTGGCATGACGTTGTGACCGATACGGTGCGCGATGACGGCCCTGACCTGTCTTCACGCCAGATGGCAATCTTGCTGACCGTCTATCTGTCGCCGCCGCCTCATACGGTGCGGGGGCTATCGGAGGGCCTCAATATCTCCAAGCCGGCCATCACGCGTGCCCTGGACGCCATGGGACGGATTGATCTGCTCAAGCGCAAGCGTGACGACAATGACCGCCGCAACGTGCTTGTTCAGCGAACGGTAAAGGGCTCCGTTTATCTTTCAGAGTTTGCCGAGCTGATTGCCAAACACGCCAAGGATATCTGA
- a CDS encoding leucyl aminopeptidase family protein — MLDVFIDAGPATPVTPISAGILSAWIETASPAHAAWAKAQGFKAKAGETLALPNTEGAIERVLFGLGDESDPFIYGGLAGKLQPGDYVFDPTPEDASVALLGFALGTYAFNRYKSGSKDDAPKVRMVVPTGVDCHDVSRIARGIFLGRDLINTPAADMGPADLEAAAEKLHHRFDARLSVTTGDDLLRDNYPMVHAVGRASDRAPRLIDLTWGRSDAPKITLVGKGVCFDTGGLNLKPGNFMALMKKDMGGAAAALGLAQMIMERGLDVRLRVLIGAVENSVAGNAFRPSDILQSRKGLTVEIGNTDAEGRLVLGDALAEADTETPELLVDFATLTGAARVALGPELPPFFTKDEALAAELEDAATTAHDPVWRLPLWAPYDSWLDSKIADVNHISDGPFAGCITAALFLNRFVTETASYVHFDIYGWNAKPRPGRPVGGDIQAVRALYHLLTKRYG; from the coding sequence ATGCTTGATGTGTTTATTGATGCCGGCCCCGCCACACCTGTAACCCCGATTTCCGCGGGCATCCTGAGTGCCTGGATTGAAACTGCAAGCCCCGCGCATGCGGCATGGGCAAAAGCACAGGGTTTTAAAGCGAAAGCAGGCGAGACACTGGCACTGCCAAACACCGAGGGTGCCATTGAGCGCGTCCTGTTCGGCTTGGGCGATGAAAGCGACCCGTTCATCTATGGGGGCCTGGCCGGCAAACTTCAGCCTGGGGACTATGTGTTTGACCCAACGCCGGAGGACGCGTCGGTCGCCCTGCTTGGCTTTGCATTGGGCACTTATGCGTTTAATCGCTACAAGTCCGGCAGTAAGGATGACGCGCCCAAAGTCCGCATGGTGGTGCCCACAGGCGTGGACTGTCATGACGTATCGCGGATTGCCCGGGGCATTTTTCTGGGACGCGATCTCATCAACACACCAGCTGCTGATATGGGGCCAGCTGACCTGGAGGCTGCTGCAGAGAAACTGCATCATCGCTTCGATGCGCGCCTGTCCGTCACGACGGGCGATGACCTGCTGCGTGACAACTACCCAATGGTGCATGCCGTGGGGCGTGCCAGTGACCGTGCGCCTCGCCTCATTGACCTCACATGGGGTCGCAGTGATGCGCCAAAGATTACGCTGGTGGGCAAGGGCGTCTGCTTTGACACGGGTGGCTTGAACCTCAAGCCTGGCAATTTCATGGCTCTGATGAAAAAGGACATGGGTGGCGCGGCCGCTGCTCTTGGTCTGGCGCAAATGATCATGGAGCGCGGCCTTGACGTCCGATTGCGGGTTCTGATTGGCGCCGTTGAAAACTCTGTTGCCGGCAACGCGTTCCGGCCCAGCGACATTTTGCAGAGCCGCAAGGGGCTGACCGTCGAAATTGGCAATACGGATGCCGAAGGCCGGTTGGTGTTGGGCGATGCCTTGGCTGAAGCCGACACCGAAACACCGGAACTGTTGGTTGATTTTGCAACACTTACCGGTGCCGCGCGCGTTGCCCTTGGGCCCGAGCTGCCGCCCTTCTTCACGAAGGACGAAGCTCTTGCCGCTGAACTGGAAGACGCTGCAACGACGGCTCACGACCCGGTATGGCGCCTGCCGCTTTGGGCACCCTATGACAGCTGGCTGGACAGCAAGATTGCCGACGTGAACCACATATCAGACGGCCCGTTCGCCGGGTGCATCACAGCGGCCCTGTTCCTCAACCGATTTGTGACCGAAACCGCGTCCTATGTGCATTTTGACATTTACGGGTGGAACGCCAAACCACGTCCTGGCCGTCCAGTGGGGGGCGACATTCAGGCGGTTCGGGCGCTCTATCACCTGCTGACCAAGCGATATGGCTGA
- a CDS encoding glutathione S-transferase family protein, with product MHTPPLQLVIGDKNWSSWSLRPWLAMKVAGLDFEEVDVTLRQSAETKAQCLSHSPAGKVPVLKWADETIWDSLAILETLADRLPDARLWPEDAQARAHGRAISAEMHSGFTALRRDMPMDCTHHRPGEGMNDAVAEDISRIIAIWTEARGRFGEAGGGPYLLGTFSIADAMYAPVVSRLETYAPDLVALGDRDGTARAYMETINSMTEMREWVLGARAQMGR from the coding sequence ATGCACACACCACCCCTTCAACTCGTCATCGGTGACAAGAACTGGTCATCCTGGAGCCTGCGCCCGTGGCTGGCCATGAAGGTGGCCGGTCTGGATTTCGAAGAAGTTGATGTAACCCTACGCCAGAGTGCTGAAACGAAAGCACAGTGTCTCTCTCACTCTCCCGCCGGCAAGGTCCCGGTGTTGAAATGGGCCGATGAGACCATTTGGGACTCTCTGGCAATACTTGAAACCCTGGCTGACCGTCTGCCCGATGCACGACTTTGGCCTGAAGACGCACAGGCTCGTGCCCATGGGCGAGCCATCTCGGCCGAAATGCATTCGGGCTTCACTGCATTGCGCCGCGATATGCCGATGGATTGCACCCACCACAGGCCCGGCGAAGGGATGAATGACGCCGTAGCGGAGGACATCAGCCGCATCATTGCAATCTGGACCGAAGCGCGTGGACGCTTTGGAGAGGCGGGAGGGGGACCCTATCTGCTTGGGACTTTTTCCATTGCGGATGCCATGTATGCCCCTGTGGTATCGCGGCTTGAAACCTACGCACCCGACCTGGTCGCGCTGGGCGATCGGGATGGGACGGCCCGGGCCTATATGGAAACCATCAACTCCATGACAGAAATGCGCGAATGGGTGTTGGGCGCCCGCGCCCAGATGGGACGATAG
- a CDS encoding tetratricopeptide repeat protein produces the protein MKLRPSSALDTLSAPRLRRVLAACAVAALVAGCQTTGAGSKSGPDLDTRLKDADVMSEVNGNVVAKAAYWGGLYEQDPRNAEAAAEYASALRAIGSMPAALDVLTRAGSLTPDDPRILAEYGKTLTAAGRAADAMPVFEQALIFDPRNWRTLAAQGVAYDQLSQHDDARASYRAAISAAPNEPTPWNNLALSYALTDDLEDAELAMREAMSKPKATAKMRQNLALVLGLRGEYTDAERLARAEMAPEPVDGNLQELRTIVTQPALWAREANADNNPVIIE, from the coding sequence GTGAAACTGCGTCCGAGTTCCGCACTGGATACATTGTCTGCGCCGCGTCTGCGCCGCGTGCTCGCTGCCTGCGCTGTTGCGGCGCTCGTTGCCGGCTGTCAGACGACAGGGGCAGGGTCCAAATCCGGCCCAGACCTTGATACACGTCTCAAAGATGCAGATGTCATGTCTGAGGTAAACGGCAATGTCGTTGCCAAGGCCGCATATTGGGGTGGCCTGTACGAACAGGACCCTCGTAATGCCGAGGCAGCGGCTGAATACGCATCCGCCTTGCGTGCCATCGGGTCCATGCCTGCAGCGCTTGATGTTCTGACCCGGGCCGGGTCACTGACACCCGATGATCCGCGCATTCTGGCTGAATATGGCAAAACACTTACCGCGGCGGGGCGTGCGGCAGACGCCATGCCGGTGTTTGAGCAGGCCTTGATCTTTGATCCGCGCAATTGGCGCACACTGGCTGCACAGGGTGTCGCCTATGATCAGCTGAGCCAGCACGACGACGCCCGCGCAAGCTACCGTGCCGCAATTTCTGCAGCACCGAACGAACCAACACCGTGGAATAATCTCGCGCTGTCCTATGCGTTGACCGATGATCTGGAAGACGCAGAACTGGCCATGCGCGAAGCCATGTCGAAACCAAAGGCCACGGCAAAGATGCGCCAGAACCTTGCTCTCGTGCTTGGCCTGCGCGGTGAATACACGGATGCCGAACGCCTTGCCCGCGCCGAGATGGCGCCCGAGCCCGTGGACGGCAACCTTCAGGAGCTGCGCACAATCGTGACGCAGCCTGCTCTGTGGGCCCGGGAAGCGAATGCGGACAACAACCCTGTCATCATCGAGTAG
- a CDS encoding type II secretion system F family protein: protein MAFVDIVTNPQTMAMLLAAVAAFATIITIGLPYLSQDTLSSRMKYVATEREELRNKLRAEIAERDGAKRASLRAQPKGFSKRLVDKLNLRKLLEDEDLQMKIKMAGFRGQGPIYTFLFFRIAMPPIVFCVAAFYIFFVLDLSTPLLGKLGMSAMAGFVGFYLPNVFLQNIITRRQATIQQSFPDALDLLLICVESGMSVEAAFNKVAAEVGVQSVELAEELALTTAELSYLQDRRQAYENLGKRTGLPGVKAVTTSLIQAERYGTPLGQALRVMAEENRNIRMAAAEKRAAALPPKLTVPMILFFLPVLFVVILGPAVIRFTMS, encoded by the coding sequence ATGGCTTTTGTAGACATCGTTACCAATCCGCAGACCATGGCCATGCTTCTGGCGGCCGTGGCTGCGTTTGCGACGATCATAACAATCGGCTTGCCCTATCTGTCGCAGGACACTCTGTCCTCGCGCATGAAGTATGTGGCGACCGAGCGTGAAGAACTGCGTAACAAACTGCGCGCAGAAATTGCTGAGCGCGACGGGGCAAAACGCGCCTCGCTTCGCGCCCAACCCAAGGGCTTTTCCAAGCGGCTGGTCGACAAGCTCAACCTGCGCAAGCTGCTCGAAGACGAAGATCTGCAAATGAAGATCAAGATGGCAGGCTTTCGTGGGCAGGGACCTATTTACACGTTCCTGTTCTTCCGCATCGCCATGCCGCCAATCGTGTTCTGCGTGGCAGCCTTCTACATTTTCTTTGTGCTCGATCTGTCTACGCCCCTGCTGGGCAAGCTGGGCATGTCAGCCATGGCGGGTTTTGTTGGCTTCTATCTCCCCAACGTCTTCCTGCAGAACATCATCACGCGCCGTCAGGCGACCATTCAGCAGTCTTTTCCTGACGCACTTGATCTTTTGTTGATCTGTGTTGAATCCGGCATGTCCGTTGAAGCGGCCTTCAACAAGGTGGCTGCAGAAGTCGGCGTGCAATCTGTCGAGCTGGCGGAAGAACTGGCGCTGACAACCGCCGAACTGTCCTATTTGCAGGACCGCCGCCAGGCCTATGAGAACCTTGGCAAACGTACGGGCCTGCCTGGTGTGAAGGCGGTGACAACCAGCCTCATACAGGCAGAACGTTACGGTACGCCTCTTGGCCAAGCTCTGCGGGTCATGGCGGAGGAAAACCGGAATATTCGGATGGCAGCCGCTGAAAAGCGCGCCGCAGCCCTGCCGCCCAAGCTCACAGTCCCGATGATCCTGTTCTTTCTGCCCGTGCTCTTCGTTGTGATTCTCGGCCCTGCGGTGATCCGCTTCACAATGAGCTAG